One part of the Magallana gigas chromosome 5, xbMagGiga1.1, whole genome shotgun sequence genome encodes these proteins:
- the LOC105323255 gene encoding coatomer subunit zeta-1 isoform X2 has product MMDGGILEPSLYSVKAIAILDNDGNRLITKYYDEQFPTAKEQKQFEKNLFGKTHKANSEIIMFEGLTCVYKSNVDLFFYVVGSSHENELILASVLNALYDSINQILRKNVEKRSLLENLDAAFLVVDEICDGGIVLDSDASSIVQKVSIRSEDTPLGEHTMSQVLQSAKEQIKWSLLK; this is encoded by the exons ATGATGGACGGGGGAATTTTG GAGCCATCCCTGTATTCTGTGAAAGCTATTGCTATTCTGGACAACGATGGGAATAGACTGATAACAAAA taTTATGATGAACAGTTTCCAACTGCAAAGGAACAGAAACAATTTGAAAAGAATCTGTTTGGAAAAACACACAAAGCAAATT CTGAAATCATCATGTTTGAGGGCCTTACCTGTGTATACAAGAGTAACGTAGATTTATTCTTCTACGTTGTCGGTAGCTCACATGAAAATGAG CTGATACTGGCCAGTGTTCTGAATGCTCTGTACGACTCCATCAACCAGATTCTTCGCAAGAATGTGGAGAAGCGATCACTACTGGAGAATCTTGATGCAGCCTTCCTTGTTGTGGATGAAATTTGTGACGGAGG aATCGTCCTGGACTCGGATGCCTCCTCCATAGTTCAGAAGGTGTCCATCAGGAGTGAGGACACCCCCCTAGGAGAACACACCATGTCCCAG